Within the Nicotiana tabacum cultivar K326 chromosome 11, ASM71507v2, whole genome shotgun sequence genome, the region GAACGAAGTGTTACTcatgatgtaaatcatacctctAACTCTCTTGTCTTGGCATCCTCAAaaattgatcggaaggtctttctttggactgtaatatAGGCTTTTGGACAgtgttagaaagaaagggtggcatgaaggctcaaaataatttaagatgaacggggtcaaaattacaacttttggaatcagatattttcaaaaccaaaacttctgccccagtttctttagGTCTGGggaaattttgatttttattttgatgggaccgaaccgcaaggctgcctacgtatccttaaaaggaatcaggtcgaacgtagttcaaaagaaagttgtttgttttttgttgcttttctttttctttttctcttttttttttcttttttttttctttttttctttgtttcttctctccttttttttctttcttttctctctcttcttttgttttctttttccttttttttcatttttcttatttttcattcattttcatttttatttttttcccttcttttttcattctttaattctgctactgattccaaaagaggggtatgcaagaaaataaataaggctcgaaAGGGATAACAAGGATAAAAGGGTTTGGGTAGCGGAACAAAATGTCTTTGTCATTTCAACTCTGAACATGACAAGTACAAAATGCaattgaaaataagaaaataactcaTACATAGTACCTcctgactgcatcagaattgatagacatatctacacatttgccttatatgtctgttaaatacaaagaaccattgggcaacactcttgtcacaacgaatggcccctgccagtttggggcgaatttgcctttagCTTCCACCTGATGAGGAAGGATCCATTTCAATACCATctggcccacttcaaatttccgaggatgcacctttttgttgtatgctcttgccattctcttatgatacaattgaccatgacatactgcagccaatcgtttctcatcaatcaaactaaactgctctagccgggttttgacccactcatcatcatcaatttcagcttctgcgatgatccgaagggatgAAATCTCAACTTCTGTAGGTATGACTGCCTCAGTTCCATATATTACCAGATAAGGAGTTATACCTActaaagtgcgaacagtagtgcgataacctagtAAGGCAAAatgcaacttctcatgccactgcctagaaccttgaaccatcttacgaagtatcttctttatgttcttgttggcagcctcaacaactccatttgccttggggcaATACGGAGTGGAGTTCCGATGCAtgatcttgaactgttggcatacctctttcatcaaatgactattaagattagcagcattgtctgtgatgatcattttgggaattccgaatcgacaaatgttgtttgaatgaacaaaatccaccactgtcttcttggtcacggacttgaaagttacagcttcgacccacttggtaaagtaatcaatgaccaccagaataaacctatgcccgtttaACGTTGTCGGCTCAATTGGtctaatgacatccatgccccaagcaacaaagggccaaggtGCAGAAATTGTGTGTAACTCAGATgggggagaatgaatcaaatcactgtgtacctgacattgatgacatttgcgaacaaagctgatgcaatctcATTCCATGGTGAGCTAGTAATAACCttctcgaagtatcttctttgccaacacatacccATTCACATGCGGCTCGCAAACTCCAGAATGCACTTCAGCCATGATAACTGAAGCTTCTTTAGCATCTATGCACCGCAGTAGTCCTAAATCTggagtcctcttgtacaagattcctccactcAAAAAGAATCCACTAGCCAGATGttgaatggttctcttttggtcacctgtagcttgtactggatatacccccgacctgatgtattccttgatatcatggaaccaaggttcgcCATCGATTTCCTTTTCCACcatattacaataagcatgttgatcacgaatTTGGATATGCACGGGGTCGACATAAGCCTTGttcggatgatgtaacattgatgccagagtagccaaggcatcaacaatctcattatgaatcctgggaatatgtctaaattcaaccgacctgaatcgttgacaaagatcatgtataCACTATCggtatggtataagcttcaaatcttgagtctcccattctccttgaatctggtgaaccaacaaatctgaatctcccagaaCAAGTATTTCCTGGACTCCCATGTctatagctaacctcaaacccagaatgcatgcttcgtactcagccatgttgttggtgcaataaaatcgaagctgGGATGTTACAGGGTAGTGTTGCCTTGTATCAGAGATAAGTACAGCCCCTATTctgacacctttcatgttagcagctctattgaagaagagtttccaacctggaTTTTCATCATGGTCAACCTCGTGAACACACATgacctcttcattaggaaaataagtcttcagtggctTATATTCAtcatccaccggattctcggccaagtggttggccaaggcttgggctttcatcgcggtccgagtcacatagatgatgtcaaccTCTGtaagtaaaatctgccactttgccagtcttcccgtgggcataggcttctaaaagatatactttagaggatccatgcgagaaatgaggtaagtagtgtaggacgacagataatgcttcaacttttgtgccacccaagtcagggcgcaacatgtcctctcaagtaGAGTGCACTTAACCTCATAgggagtgaacttcttactgagataatagattgcttgctccttatttcccgtgatgtcatgttgacccaatacacaaccaaaataattatccaagattgtcaaatagagaattaagGGTCTCTCATGCTCTGGTGggaccagcacaggtgggtttgataggtacctcttaatcttatcaaatgcttcttgacactcgtcaGTCCACTTGACTGCAGCATTCTTCTTCAATAGCttaaaaatgggttcacaagttatCGTGATTTGAGCAATGAACCTgatgatataatttaaccttccagTTTTGTTCTTGGGTGGTGGtagctcttgaatagctttgatctttgacggatccagctCAATACCACGTCGACTGACCACGAATCCCAACAGTTTCCCAGAcaggacaccaaatgcacattttgctggattgagcttgaggttatacctgcggagcctttggaaaaacttcctcaagtccttgacatggtcagactacttctttgactttatgatcacatcatctacataaacctcgatctccttgtgtatcatgtcgtgaaatatGGTGGCCATCGCCCTCATAtatgttgccccagcattcttcataccaaatggcattacccgatagcaatatgtcccccatgacgtgatgaatgttgtcttttctgcatctttctcatccatcaagatctggtgaTATCCCATGTAACAATCCataaaagacccaatctcatgcttgacACAATTATTGATCAGAATGTGAATGTTCGGCAATGGAAAAtcatcctttggacttgctttgttaagaTCACAGTAATCAACAcagaccctggtcttaccatcatTTTTTGGTACTAgcacaatattagctaaccaagtgggatatcgcgtgacccgaatgacctttgcagtaagctgctttgtgatttcttctttgatcttcacactcatatcagtcttgaactttcaCAACTTTTGCTTGAGaagagggaatgctggatcagttggcaatttatgaactaccagaTCAGTGGTCAGGCTTGgaatatcgtcatatgaccatgcaaaaacatctttgtaatCAAACAATGTTTCGATTATTTCCTCCTTAACTTGCGGTTCTaaatgcacacttatcttggtttctctGACATCATCCTGGTCCCCAAAATTGATTGCTTCAGCTTCACTCAAATtaggctttggtttttcttcaaattgttttagctctttattgatttccttaaatgctgcttcttcatcatattctatttcatcatcatattctacttcttggattattatttcagaattagattggcttttaagactcggCTAAAAATtcttcatgcatgtcatatcattgcaaccaacataaaaagaattgtacaaaagaaaaaagaacaaaataaaacactATTAGGAATAACGGAAATCGGGagattgcatttcattgaaaataaaaggatagaaaggtttgaacatcaaaacaagctaaaactaaaaatctggattacaaccatGGAATAAGTCAGAtaatagaaaggaaaacaaagcaaactaccaaaactccttcctggtggagAGAGGAGTAGTTtcccaattgctaagcttcacgtTTGGGCCAACGAGCTGCACATCTGCTTTACTAGAGCCTtcaccaacttctaccatattgacctcATTGAACAGACTTTGGAACCTCTTAATCAGCTCTTCATCAACGTCGACCACATATTTTGGGATTGAGGAGGTTGGAGGTTTTTCGGCCCCTAACTTGACAAAAGACTTAGAGATGTGCGCGATAGGCTTGGGGAGTGACCATACCTTCTGTTTCATATTTTTAACTCTTTTCGCGTCCTTCTCTGTGGGcatgaatcccagaccaaatgtacccAGATTCCCATTGTGGCGCACTGGATGCACAATACCCTCCAGAGATGAGCCCAGACCCTTTCCTGACACAAAAatattcttcaacatttcattcgcTACCATGACAGACGCGGAGGATAGCTTATGACCCGAAATGCATTTTCCTTCAGGAATCTTCTCAACAGACACTATTTCGAAAGTTTGATAGACCcaaggtcccttatcatcttcaacttTGATAAACGGAACAATTGTGTCATTACAAGCTGACAGGTCCTCATCATAGTGCACAACTGTTTCCTGCAtgtcccattcgaacttcaccATTTTGAGGAGAGAAGACGAGACCGCCTTAGTAGCATGTATCCAGGGCCtgcccaacaacaaattgtaggaGACAGCCACAACTAATACTaggaattccatggtgaactcaactggccctatcgaCAATTCGAGCATTATATCTCCGACAGAATCTTTACCTCCCCCATCAAAGCCTCGAACACACACACTATTCAAGTGGATTCTATCGGTGCCAATCTTCAATTTTTGCAGAGTAGACAGGGGACAAATATTTGCACTAGAGCCATTGTCAACCAAAACCCTTGAGACAACAGAATCTTCGCACTTCactgtgagataaagagctcggttgtgtctgtaccctccataggaagtttatcatctgagaaagtgatcctgtttacttcgaagatctttctagctatcttttccaagtgattcgctgtgatcttatcaggaacatgtgcctcattcaaaatcttcatcaagaCCCTAcgatgttcatctgaatgtatcagcaaagacaaaagagaaatctaagctggtgttttccttaactactctacaatggaataatcctgcactttcatctttttcaggaactTCTCAGCCTCTTCCTCGGTGACCAATTTCTTTACTGGCATTTGGCTATCCTTGAATGGCATTTGGCTTTCCTTAATTCTTCTGGGGTGaaacatctcccagaacgagtcaatcctccagtttcattgacttcttcctctatttcttttcctttgtatgttACTATCACTTGTTTGTAATTCCATGGAACAACCTTGGCATCAACCACTGGCAACTGGGTTACTAGTTTAATGATAATAGGGGTAATAAGAGCCCCCTTCACAACTATGACAGACTTACTTGGAATCCCTAGCACTACCACTTTTGAGCTTTCAGGACTTGCCCAATATCTTTTGAAGGCCCTTTCACGACCAACACTGGTGGCTTCAAATTGAGCGAGCTCGGCTTTTCTGTCTCCTCTTCAACTGTCAAGGGCTTTGCTTTGGTAGAGTCTGGAGCTTTTACCAAATTACTTTCACTAGctcgaatcatcatgacggactTAGAAAACTTCTTTGGCTCCCCATCCTTGtgaactatttcaatcatatgTGTCTCTTCATGGGCTAGcaaagggttttggttgatgttcgGCGCGTATGGGCTTTGGATTAAAATTTGGTTTGTATCAATGAGCTTCTGGATGACccttttcaaatgccagcacttCTCTAAGTCATGCCCTGGAGCATCAGAACAATAGGTGCATCTTAGGGAATAATCGAGGTTCTTGGGAGGGggatttggtatctttgactCAATCGGCCTCAAGACGTCCAACTACCTTAACCTTTGAAACAGACTAGCATATGACTCTCCAAGCGGGGTAAAGGTTTATTTTCGCTGCTGCCTCTCTCTTCTATACTCCAGCTTTGGTCGAAAATTTGAACCATTGGGGTTTTGGTAGGGTTGTagaggtggataggtattttgtggagctgggtaggtatTCTGTGGGATTGGGGCACGCCATTGTGGGTAAGGAGGGGTTGATCATATGACTGTGCATGATGAACAAGGTATTAGGATGGCCTAGCTGAGTATTAGGGGTTTTGCGGGGAAAAGTAATGTTGGGGtagattatatggagcttgggcgTAGGTTTGAGGTCGGGGTTGAGGATAGGTGTACTGGTAAGGTGAACCCCTTTGTCCATGCCATGGTCCAGAGACAACCATGACAGCAtcgtccttcttcttcttgcctaGCAAACTTCCGGTACCACTTTGGattgcctgggtggttgcttttatagaagaatagctcatgatcttgcttgccTTGAGCCTctcttccaccatttctcccagATTTACCACATTATTGAAAGACTTACCAATGGCCGAGAtcaaatggccatagtaagtggACTCCGGGGCTTGAAAAAAGTATTCAACCATCTCGTCTTCTTCCATCGGAGGATTGACTCGTGCAGCTTGCTCCCTCaatcggaacccatattctctaaagctttcactgggtTTCTTTTCCACCTTGGTCAGAGATAGGCGGTCTggaacaatgtctatattgtactgaaagtgccgagcgaaggcctgagccatatcatcccaggtgtaccaccagTTGGTGTCCTGGCGGGTGTAGCATTCTAAAGTTtccccactcagactttggctgaagtaTGCTATCAGTAATTCGTCTTTTCCCCCGGcacctctcattttactgcaataacccctcagatgagCTACATGATTCACATGTCCGTCATACAAAttaaacttgggcatcttgaacccggcaggcagttggacatcggggaacaaacacaaatccttataggccacactcaccTGATTtcccaacccttgcatatttctcaatGATTGCTCCAGACTCTTTACCTTTCTAAACTTCTCCTTTTGCTCTGTGTTCTTGGGTGGTTTGtcagtttcaacatgaggctcaaagtGGGGAGTGTAGGAGTAAGGATATGGGACTTTGAATGTGGGTTCCGGGGCATAATATTGGGTATCTGGAGCTAGGAATGCaggctcactagaggatcggtgGAGGGTAGCTTGTGGAGGGGGTACGAAAATAGGAGTAGATGTCGGAGCATGGTAcgaggttgttttggctggtggagccTGAAAAGTTTGGGCCGAGGTGCCGGGGTGGTAGTGGTAAGGGTTAAATCCCGGTGCGTGTTGTGGGGAAAGATCAATGGTATTGGGCATCTGGGATTGGGAGAGTGGTGGAATGGAAGCAGGGTTTTCTGTGTAGTTGGTAGGGAACGAGTGTAGAGGGTGTCCCTTAatccaggcttgatacatttcCGTCATCTGATGCTTCAACCTTCGGACCTCCTCTTGTAGTTCCGATTCTGACTCAACAATCTCCCTTGGTGGGTCTATAGCTCCAGTGTCTGTTTCCTTGCTAGCCATGACTATTTGAcgctttgatcgggtgttgtatggatgacttgctaggatgccaacaaactaaccaccttcctgaaaactgaaaaaaataacagaggacaacaacacaaaaccaccATGTTAGTGTTAAGGCATTTATCAAATAATAATATCGCAttacgtgcaatgcacctagcaacaattaacggttctaaaatggctttgagggtcgcagggtcatatggcatcatcccaatttgctcatttcaatccttccttctctttcttttattgcACATCATTTTCTTCccactctttctctcttttttttccttttttttgaaccaaaatgatttgatcgaacccgatgtaggttgcctacgtatcatgtccctcatgaatcaaccaagtgtagttctggaagagtgatggaaaataaacaaaaaataaaatatttttgggatttttcatttaaaaactTTTCGATATTAAAATACAATGGGAAGTACGATAATGAAAAACCTGACAGACTCAACAACACTACGACAAACTCTGACATTACCTAATGGATTCATTACTCCCAGACAAGACACGAAAGTAAAAGATGACATAAGACGATCTTAAAACACCTAAATAGAatgactcctcaagctgctcctgaaTGTGACGGTCCTGACTGGGATGGTCCTGGGCTGtccgtcatgctcaaactctgtaaCATGCCTCGTAAAGAAACATCGATGCTGGGAACCCTGGCGTGTGACCCCGCATCCTGAAGGCCGACCCTAAACAAATACTGGCCATGTTGCTCCACATTTGCTGCCAATCCCGCTAACTGAGACTTGATCGACTCAAGCTTATTCCAAGGATCTTGGTCCGATGCCTCCTCAAAATCATCTGTCTAAACTGCCCGACCCCTAAGTTGTGCTAGCAATGGGGTGCTGACCCCTGGTGGGATGGACTGTAACCAAATCAGGTACTCCTGAGTACACTCGGGCCTGCCAACGTCCTTTACTAATGtatttttcttcatcctctttTGCATTGTTCCAGTATTGCACGTACTTGATTTCGTCAGTCGCCTTTTTGCTAAAATTCATGATGTGCCTCTGAAGATTCATTGTTGGAGGCTCCTCTTGTCTTCTTCCCAACTGTCGCATTACCCTAATGGGAGTGTACGACCTGACACACTTAAGTCCTATCAGCATTAGGAAAGGCTGCATAAGGCATCCTACCAAGATATCATCTAAAGGTAGCCAAAGGTAAGCCCACAAAATATTTCCATTTGTCCTCAAACCAAGGAACTCAATCCAAGCTGTGACGCCTATTGGGTATGTAAACGTAGGAGATTTCATCCTACGCTCGATGCATACCACCCGATCCCTCAAGGTACAGTCGATGGGACAAAGTAAGGAAGCGATGTGCAAATGCTCCACCATCCACAATTATAGCAAAAGGTTACTTCCCTCAAAATACCTGACACCTCCCCTAACCTCACTCAGGGCTCATTACAACTCTGCTAAGATCATCGACACAACGGTAACAGTTTTGCGCTGCTTCTCATGAAATAGTGCCATTACCACTGACTGCAAACGAGTGCTAATGTGCCTCTCATCTAATAGAAAAACCAATAATCCAAACAAAGCAAGGCTGAAAGCTTCGAGGCGACGTCTTTGCCACTTTGCCTTGGTTGTGCAGAACTCATCCCAAAAAACGTCAAAACTATCCTGTGGTCCAAATCTAGCAAACAAATAATACAAGGATATCCATGACTACTCGAGGCATTTTAAATGCTTGTTTTCTTTCAGGCCTAGGTCGCTGAGGAATTTGGTCCTAGAATGGTCTCGGGGAAGTATCATGTCCTTGCCTATATAGCTTAAACAAGTTAGACCAGACATTTCTGCCAAGGTAGGGGTCATCTCACACTCTCCAAATCTGAAAACCAAATTTTGCGGATCCCAATAAGTCAGCATCGCCTCCACTAAGTCTGGGCGAGGTGTgatatcaagaagggaagtgagGGTGCCCAATTTTTGCATTAACTCATGCTGCTCTAACAATGAAAACATTTTCCACCACTTGATCAATTTCCTAGGAATCTTTACCACCATCAGCACTTTGGATAGAATCAGCGGGTCCATACCTGAATGAGAAGAACATGGTTAGCGACTCGGAACACTATGTGACACCACAACATTTCCTagtggacacatgcaagacacgaTTTGGCTATATTTTACAAAATGGCCTAAGTGGCTGGAAGTGGCTATTAGTGCAAACTTGACAAAGTTGACCcctaatgcatgaaaaatactcCATTTAAAGCTTACATGACTCCAACATCCCAACAATCATGGCCTTAAAAATTACTTTGCGGAAATGGCCCATTTTGCAAAAAACAGCCGATATGGCCAAATGTGGCTAGGGACACGAACACGACAAGGATGGACCTTAAAGTGATATGACAACGAGTTATGGCCTCAAGATACTAAGACATAGGTGATTGAAAtacttttgcaaaaataaccacattttgcaataatggcCAATGCGTCCAAAAAGTGGCTAGACACGCAAATTTAACATGAATGGACCTTAGAATTGAGAGGACTTGTTATTGTAGACTCAGGGCTCTAAGACAGGAGATAACAAACTACTTTGAGAAAATAatcctatttttgcaaaaaacggCCGATGTGGCCAAATATGGCtatacatgcaagatttggctactaCCCCGGAAGCCAATAACCTAAAACTTACTAGGAAGACCAGACTTTATttaagttgcctacgtatcacgtctcgaaagacgagaatcaggttcgcatagttcgggaagattggacaTGGGAGAAAGCCTTTAAAAAATGCAACTAATTTGGAAAAACCATATTTTTGTCCCTTTgagaaatgatggaaaatgtaaaatctttttggatttgctttttttttttggaaaataatgggaaagtgtaaaatctttttggatttttcattttcattttttttggtttttcttgaaaaagttgtgaaagaaaaatataatcgggccctacttgcttcattttcacccttctttccaaaacattggtccgccaaataacCTTTCTACCCTCACAaatgcaacatttagcacataggATGATTAAATGTCATTTTGGGCCACGTGCCCatttttgacataatttggaTAGGCCTCCTACGACGGGACACGGTACCTGGGACCGAGCCCTGCTAGGTttaaatgacatgatgcaaataagagtgacctaaaggctgacctaagtttggggtgcactaacaaggcaattcgggggagcgtatggtcgatgATGGTTGCTCAAGGtttccacccactccatacgtcTGACGGCCCCCCTCCTAAAATAAGGGTGACTCAACGAAGAGTTCATGTACGCAATGCGTACTTtgagacttgttgcagaaagaattgATCGGGTAATGCATATAATGACagttataaagcagtaacacataAAGAAAAAACTGTAAACACATAAAACAACTAGTAAATAAagcgacataaacaaaataaatcaaataaagcaaataaaacacataaaaacctcaaccgaatattctaaaaaagccaacaagatcaagtactaGTTCGAACCCGCAggtcgccagagatgtcacacccctttttttaaCCAAACCTCACGTAACCCTCTTGAAATGAAATAATCAAACGAGAATAAAGACAAAATAATCCAACGGTCAAAATTACTAAAGAAAACATTGAAATGAAATAAGAAACTTGAAAAAACCATTAGCCAAGGAATCAAACAGAACCATTTTTTTGTGCTTCAAGGAATTTTGCAGTGCCCTCTTGAATTCATCAAGACTTTGTGAGCTAGAGTAGTAACCTAAGAGAAATCTTCTTCAGTTgattttaaaagaataattaacAAAACTACCATTTGTTTTGGAGGAATTAACAGTATAGTTTAAACAATTAGGCATAGCATTGAGAAATTTTTGAGACAGCAAGAAAGCCAAAAATGAGAGTAGAATGGAAGCCAAAAATCTTCTTCAGATTTTACACTAACTAATTAATTGTAGTAAAGGAGGAATCAATGGCAAACGAAACTAAACACAAACTCCAGGCCAAGTGCGACAATTCCCTACCCAGAAGAAATAATATGAGCTTAAAAGGTTTAACACAAGAAGCATATTAGAGATTCAGACATTAGTTTCAAAACAGGAGActtcaagtaataaaatgaaccCGTAACAAAACTTGGAGCCATTCATTTCTGCCGAAGGACTTGATTAAAACGATAAATTAGGATAGTGACGACAAGACCTTAGTTCTATTTCTTTCAGATCCTAACATATTGTTGTGCTACAGATTTACAACTTGAATTAATTAAACCACTTCAAAGATAGAATAAGTAGCAAACAGAACCAATAGAGTAAAGAAGATATGCCAAAATCAATGAAAACGACAGAATTCACGACAAAAATCACATCACAAATCACATAAACCAGCTCATGAACATTCTCAACATAACGAAATCTCAGCAATGAGCACATTTCGATCAATGACGGAACAAATTAAGAGGGAGTAAAGAGATGAACCTGAAATTAAACCTTTCTTTTGATAATAGAAGTGAGGTCGATTACAAGGCTTAGAATCCAAAATCCCAGCAAAATAGTAGTGATTCCGCGAACCAGTAGCAGTACTTGAACGGCGATCCGACCTCGCTCAGCTAAACTCCATTTTTTGAATctcaaaacccaaaattgaaCGGGAGGAAACCGAAATgccttttttttataaatattttttgattaTCAAAACGAAACAGAACTTCTCTCTTTTGTCTATGAATGAACTGAAAATTAGAAGAAGAGAAAGActcaaaatcaaaaccaaaacccTAGCTTTTTCCCAAAAAATCCCCCTCAAGACTGTTCGAAAATCCCCTATTTATAGGAAGCCTAGAAGCTTCACCTTGCTTCTCCTCCAGAGATTCGAAAATTATCTCCCTTTTCTTAAATCTGAAAATCCACCTTGTTTTCTCCCCTTTTTGAACAATTTTTGGGATAAATGGAAGGATAGGATTTAAGGTACTTAAATCCTACGTCCGCAATTAATCCAAAATCTGTCCATGAGAAAAATCAAACATGTTTTGGATGGTAATGATGAGAGTCGTACGGGTAGGTGACGTAGAAGAAGGAGAAGATGAGAGAGGGGGGACCATGGGGGACCAGAGAGTGAACGCGTCGCCGGATTATGCCTTTTCCGGCGACTTTGGCGGCGGGCAGAGGGGTGGTGCGGCTAGGTGAATTTTGTAGGGTTAGGGTTAGGGTTAGGTGTAAAATGTTATAAGGGTATTTTTATATGGCTTGAATAATTAATTATAGACATTGGATGGGAAGTAGTTGAAAGGCTAAGATTTAAAGATTTTTGGGGCGGTCAAGAATGGATCCGGTGGGTCAACCGGGTAAGGGAGTGGGCTGGGCGGATTTGGGGGTAATTTTGGGGCAATTGGGCTCAAATTTAGTGGGTTCTAACTCTTTTAAGTCCAATAATTAGAGACTtgaacttttcttttaaaaaaataatttaaaattaattctaattaattaaagctAAGTATATCATACTAtgaaactatatttttttaatatatattttttatatataaattattatattcaaaataaaagtgaaaatcaTGGTAAAAACAAAAagtattttgctataaaatactAATGGCCTTAagttaaaaataagaaaatatataatgaaactattttttgtattttttctcaatttttgtg harbors:
- the LOC107808798 gene encoding uncharacterized protein LOC107808798, whose translation is MASKETDTGAIDPPREIVESESELQEEVRRLKHQMTEMYQAWIKGHPLHSFPTNYTENPASIPPLSQSQMPNTIDLSPQHAPGFNPYHYHPGTSAQTFQAPPAKTTSYHAPTSTPIFVPPPQATLHRSSSEPAFLAPDTQYYAPEPTFKVPYPYSYTPHFEPHVETDKPPKNTEQKEKFRKVKSLEQSLRNMQGLGNQVSVAYKDLCLFPDVQLPAGFKMPKFNLYDGHVNHVAHLRGYCSKMRGAGGKDELLIAYFSQSLSGETLECYTRQDTNWWYTWDDMAQAFARHFQYNIDIVPDRLSLTKVEKKPSESFREYGFRLREQAARVNPPMEEDEMVEYFFQAPESTYYGHLISAIGKSFNNVVNLGEMVEERLKASKIMSYSSIKATTQAIQSGTGSLLGKKKKDDAVMVVSGPWHGQRGSPYQYTYPQPRPQTYAQAPYNLPQHYFSPQNP